The stretch of DNA ACAGGGGTGTATTGGAGAAATATCACCCTGATTATAAGCCAGAAGGTCGAAAGCCATTGCAAGTAGGGCCGAATAAGGGAGATTTGTTGCAACCCGAACTGATTGAAGTCTTACAGGGACGGCCTTGGATTGAACCGGCTACCTTTGCCTCAAGGCTTAAATCTCCTGATTTTAGCACTGATGTATTGATCATTGGTGGAGGCGGTGCAGGCAGCGCTGCTGCTATTTTGGCCACAGAGCAAGGTGCTGACGTTATCATGGCTACCAAATTACGTCATGGTGATGCCAATACTGTGATGGCTGAAGGCGGGATACAGGCTGCTGATTTGCCTTATGATTCACCATATTTTCATTTTTTGGATACCATTGGTGGCGGCCATTTTACCAACGATAAAAAGTTGGTTCGTGCCCTGGTAACAGACGGTCCTCTGGTCATGAAGTGGCTGGAAGATCTCGGGGCAATGTTTGACAAGGAACCAGACGGGACCATGAAGGAACTCAAAGGTGGCGGGCTCTGCCGGCGTAGGATGCACTCCTCAGCAGATATGACCGGCTCAGAAATTATGCGTGTCTTGCGAGATGAAGTCCGCAACCGCGAAGACAAGATCAGAATTTTGGAATTTTGTGCTGCTGTTGAATTGCTGCTCGATGAAAGTGGGGCTATCGGCGGAGCAGTACTCTATAATTTGGATACTGAAGAATTTATCGTGGTTCAGGCCAAGGCCGTGATTTTGGCCACAGGTGGTTCAGGCCGCTTACATTTGCATGGTTATGCCACCACCAATCATTACGGAGCTACGGGAGATGGTCTTGCCCTGGCTTATCGTTTGGGCGTGCCTCTGCGTAATTTGAAATACGCCCAGTTTCATCCCACTGGAGCTGTATATCCCGAGCAGTGCGTGGGTATGCTTATCACAGAAAAGGTAAGAACATTAGGCGGTGAGCCTGTAAATTATAACGGTGAGAGGTTTTGCTATCCACTGGAACCAAGGGATGTCGAGGCCGCTCTGTTTATCCGTGAATGTTTGGAGCGTGGCAACGGTATTGTAACCCCCACCGGCAGAGTTGGTATCTGGCTTGATTCACCAATGATCGATATGTTGCATGGTGAAGGCACAGTAGCCAAAGCCCTGGCCGGTAAATATTTGCAATTTAAACGCTATGGTATTGATATAGCTAAAGAGCCCATGCTTATTTTTCCCACTTTGCATTACCAGAATGGTGGACTGGAGATTAATGAATACGGAGAAACCAGGATTCCAGGGTTGTTTGCAGCGGGAGAAGTATCTGGCGGAGTGCACGGCGATAACCGATTGATGGGCAACTCTTTACTCGATACCAATGTATTTGGCCGTCGTGCAGGAGCAAAAGCCGCCCAGTTTGCCACCCAGAGAAAGGAAGTCAAGTCTCTAACCCTTAAGCATATAGAAAATTACTTAAAAGAGCTGAAGCAGGCCGGTGTTGAACCTGAGATGA from Desulfovulcanus ferrireducens encodes:
- a CDS encoding FAD-binding protein, with amino-acid sequence MKKSGYPESLQETLAKVEETRSERLKEAKKQKYFPKLSPDEYRGVLEKYHPDYKPEGRKPLQVGPNKGDLLQPELIEVLQGRPWIEPATFASRLKSPDFSTDVLIIGGGGAGSAAAILATEQGADVIMATKLRHGDANTVMAEGGIQAADLPYDSPYFHFLDTIGGGHFTNDKKLVRALVTDGPLVMKWLEDLGAMFDKEPDGTMKELKGGGLCRRRMHSSADMTGSEIMRVLRDEVRNREDKIRILEFCAAVELLLDESGAIGGAVLYNLDTEEFIVVQAKAVILATGGSGRLHLHGYATTNHYGATGDGLALAYRLGVPLRNLKYAQFHPTGAVYPEQCVGMLITEKVRTLGGEPVNYNGERFCYPLEPRDVEAALFIRECLERGNGIVTPTGRVGIWLDSPMIDMLHGEGTVAKALAGKYLQFKRYGIDIAKEPMLIFPTLHYQNGGLEINEYGETRIPGLFAAGEVSGGVHGDNRLMGNSLLDTNVFGRRAGAKAAQFATQRKEVKSLTLKHIENYLKELKQAGVEPEMKSPVVLPDYRNPKIVQN